A stretch of DNA from Promicromonospora sukumoe:
GCTGTGCCGTGCGCCGTTCCGGGACGTGTCCGGGCGGCCGGCCCGGCCGCGCGTCGGCCCTGCCCGCCCCACGGCGGCGCGACAGCGGACGCGACGCCGTCCGCGCGCCCCGAGTGCGAGAGGAAACCGATGCGACAGATCTTCGAAGCCGAGCTCCAGCAGGTCGGTGAGGACCTGACCGAGATGAGCAGGCTCGTCGAGTCCGCCATCACCCGTGCCGGAACGGCGCTGCTGGAGGCGGACCTCCAGCTCGCGCAGGAGGTGATCGCCTCCGACAAGACCATCGACGCCATCGAGGACTCCCTCGACGAGCGGTGCGTGCACCTGCTCGCGCAGCAGGCCCCGGTCGCGACCGACCTGCGCGTCGTCGTGAGCGCCCTGCGGATGAGCGCGTCCCTGGAGCGGATGGGCGACCTGGCCCGCCACGTCGCGCAGGTCGCGCGCGGGCGCTACCCCGCGCAGGCCATCGTCCCCGAGGCCCGCGACACCTTCGCCAAGATGCACGACGCCGCCGTCCGGGTGGCCCAGCGCACCACCAAGCTGCTCGCCACGCGCGACCTCACGGTGGCCGAGGCGCTGGAGCGCGACGACGACATCATCGACGAGCTGCACCAGGAGACGTTCAACACGCTCCTCGCGCCCGGCTGGCAGGGCACCGTGCAGGAGGCCGTGGACGTGACCCTGGTGGGCCGCTACTACGAGCGGTTCGGCGACCACGGCGTGTCCGTGGCCCGCCGCGTGACCTTCCTGGTCACGGGCGACTTCCCGGAGGAGTGACCCACCCACCCCGCCACAAACGCTGAGTGCTGGGTATTTGTCCTTCTGAGAGGTTCAGAAGGACAAATACCCAGCACTCAGCGTTTTGGGGGGAGGGTCAGCGGCCCTGGTTGGCTACCGCGGCGATCGCGTCCTTCGCCGCCTCCGGGTCCAGGTACGTGCCGCCCGGCTTGACCGGCGCGAGGGTCTCCTCGTCCAGCTCGTAGACCAGCGGGATGCCCGTGGGGATGTTCAGCCCGGCGATGGCCTCGTCCGAGACGCCGTCCAGGTGCTTCACCAGCGCCCGCAGCGAGTTGCCGTGCGCGGCGACCAGCACCGTCTTGCCGGCCTTGAGGTCGGGGACGATCTCGCTCTCCCAGTACGGCAGGGCGCGGTCGAGCACGAGCTTGAGGGCCTCGGTGAGGACGACGGGGGCGTCCGCGTAGCGCGGGTCCGCGTCCTGGCTGAACTCCGAGCCCAGCTCGATCTCCGGCGGCGGCACGTCGTACGAGCGGCGCCAGAGCATGAACTGCTCCTCGCCGAACTCCTCGAGCGTCTGCTTCTTGTCCTTGCCCTGCAGGGCGCCGTAGTGGCGCTCGTTGAGGCGCCAGCTCCGCTTGACCGGGATCCAGTGGCGGTCCGCGACGTCGAGCGCCAGGTTCGCCGTCATGATCGCGCGGCGCAGCAGCGACGTGTGCAGGACGTCCGGGTTCACCCCGGCCTCCTTGAGGAGCGCGCCACCGCGCTTGGCCTCCTCGACGCCCTTCTCGGAGAGGGCGACATCCACCCAGCCGGTGAACAGGTTCTTGGCGTTCCACTCGCTCTCGCCGTGG
This window harbors:
- a CDS encoding phosphoglyceromutase; this translates as MTYTLVLLRHGESEWNAKNLFTGWVDVALSEKGVEEAKRGGALLKEAGVNPDVLHTSLLRRAIMTANLALDVADRHWIPVKRSWRLNERHYGALQGKDKKQTLEEFGEEQFMLWRRSYDVPPPEIELGSEFSQDADPRYADAPVVLTEALKLVLDRALPYWESEIVPDLKAGKTVLVAAHGNSLRALVKHLDGVSDEAIAGLNIPTGIPLVYELDEETLAPVKPGGTYLDPEAAKDAIAAVANQGR
- the phoU gene encoding phosphate signaling complex protein PhoU produces the protein MRQIFEAELQQVGEDLTEMSRLVESAITRAGTALLEADLQLAQEVIASDKTIDAIEDSLDERCVHLLAQQAPVATDLRVVVSALRMSASLERMGDLARHVAQVARGRYPAQAIVPEARDTFAKMHDAAVRVAQRTTKLLATRDLTVAEALERDDDIIDELHQETFNTLLAPGWQGTVQEAVDVTLVGRYYERFGDHGVSVARRVTFLVTGDFPEE